CCGGGTCCCCCGCGCCGATGGACTCCACCGCGGCCCGCCCACGGGCGAAGTGGTGCAGGGAGAAGACGTCGTCGACAGTGGTCTCGGGCTTGAGGCCGATGAAGACGTTGTAACCGAAGAGCATCAGCCCGCCGACCGACACGATGTCCCGGGGCACGCAGTTGTTCCGGGTCCGGATCCGTTCGGTGCCGATCAGCCGCAGTTCGGTGCCGCCGAAGACCTCCAGCCGGCGGGCGTTGAGCCACTCGGCGCGACGGGCCAGTTCGGCGGCGCGCTCGGCGAGCCGGGCCCGCAACACCTCGTACGTTCCCGCGTCGACGCCCTGCCGGTCGCTGCCCTCGGCGGTGGCGTCGACCGGGGTGGCCGGGCCGGCCGTCGTCGACCCGGTCGGGCCGGCGACGGTCGCCCCGGGCATTGGCTCACTCACCCGTACCCCGTTGCCTCGGGCCGTTCAGCGCGGCGAGTGGCGCGTCGGCCAGGCCGAGCTTCTGCGCCGCCTGGAGCAGGTCCCGCAGCTTGTCGGCGTTGGACCCGCCGGCGTGGATCTGCTGTAACAACCAGGCTGAGACGGTCAGGTTCTGTACGTCACCGGTGTTCAGCGAGCCGATCATCCGGGTCAGGTCCTCGGGAAAGCTCGCCTCCCCGTCCAGCCACGGCTTGGCAAGGCTCTGCGCGACCTCCGAGTGCTGGACGAAGCCGTCGACGCTCTTGCCGAGGGTGATCGAGTTGACCAGCCGGTCGAAGAACATGCTGTCCCCGCCGACGATGTCGATGTTCGCCTTTTCGAGCCCGGCCGCGAGTACCATTGCCTGGGACTCGGCCACCTGGTGCTGGGCCTTGATGCCGGCGAGTCGGAGTTCCTTCTCCGCCTCCAGCCGCAGCCGGAACTCCTCGTGTCCCCGGCTTGCCTCGTCCAGCGCGGCCATCGCCGCCGCCTTCTCGGTGAGACCCTCCGCCTCGCCCTTCAGCTTCTCCCGTACCGCGTCGGCGAGGACCAGCGCCTTCTCACGTTCGACAAGCGCTTCCGCCCGGCCGACCTTCTCGATCACCTCGGCGCCGCGCTCGCGTACCTGGACCTCGGCCAGACCGGCCGCGGCCGCTTCGGCCTGCGTACCCTCCGCCAACCGGATCTTGGCCCGGGTCTCCAGTTCGGCGGCCTGCTGCCGGGCCTCGGCCAGGACCAGGTTCTCCCGGGCCTTGTGCTTGGCGGCCTGCTCCGAAGCCTCGGCCGCCTTGATGTCCTTGACCAGAGCCTCCTGCGCCTCGGCCTCGGCCTGGATCACCACCGCCTGACGGGTCCGCTCGGCCTCCTCGACCACCCGCAGGCGCTTGATGTTCTCCTCCTGCTCGGCCACGGTCTTGTCCACCGCGATCCGCTCACGGATGACCTCGGCGATGGCCCGCCGCTCCACCTCGACCTCTTTGTCCTTCGAGATGGTGGAGAGTTCGGTTTCCCGCTGCCGGCCGATCACCTCCAGCATGCGGTCCTTCTCGATCCGCTCGGACTCGATCGCGATGACCCGTTCCCGGTTCTTCTCCGCCACCGCGATCTCGCGGGCCTTGTTCTCCTGCTGGATGCCCAACTGCTCGTCGGTACGGATGTGCGCCGTCTCGGCCCGGAGCCGCTCCTCCGCCCGTACCCGGGAGATTTCCGCGTCCTCCCGCGCCCGTAGCGTCTCGATTTCGCGGTGCTGCTTGAGTTCGGCGTCGGCCTGCCGCCGTTCGAGCTCGAGGATGGCCTCCCGGGCGTCGACGTTCTGCCGGGTGATCTCCTTCTGCTCGTTGCGCTGGAATTCGTTGGTCCGGATGTGCTCGATCGCGGTCAGCTCGGTGATTTTCCGAATGCCCTGGGCGTCGAGGATGTTCGCCGCGTCCAACTTGGACAGTGGCGTCTGCTCCAGGAAGTCGATCGCCGCGTCCTCCAGGCTGTAGCCGTTGAGGTCGGTGCCGATGACCCGGATGATCTGGTCCCGGAACTCGTTCCGCTTCGTGTAGAGGTCCACGAAGTCGAGCTGCTTGCCGACCGTCTTGAGCGCCTCGGAGAACTTCGCGTTGAACAGCTCCTGGAGCGTCTCCCGGTCACTGGCCCGTGCCGTACCGATCGCCTGCGCCACCTTGATCACATCTTCGGTGGTCTTGTTGACCCGGACGAAGAACGTGATCCGGATGTCGGCCCGGATGTTGTCCCGGCAGATCAGGCCCTCCTGGCCGGTCCGCTCGATGTCGATCGTCTTCACCGAGATGTCCATGATTTCGGACTTGTGCAGCACCGGGAGCACAACCGCGCCGGTGAAGGTCACGTCGACCCGCCGAACCTTCGAGATGATCAGCGCCTTGCCCTGTTCGACCTTCCGGAACAAGCGGCTGACCAGGAAGACGACGCCGATCGCGACGAGAAGAAGGACGGCCAGGAGTACGCCGACCCCGGTGGTGATCACATCCATCAGTGGTCCTTCGGTCCGTGGGGGTGGTAGTCGGGATCTCCGGTGGCACCGACCGGGAGCACCCAGAAGAACTCGCGGTCGGCGTCGTAGTCGTAGATGAGTGCGAGGCTGCCCGCGCCGAGCACGTCCGCACCGGCCTGTCGGACCTGGATGACCGCCGACGAGCCGTCCGCGGCGGTGACTTCCGCCTGTCCGAAGTCGACGCTCACCGCGCCGGTACGGATCACACAGACCTGACCGACGAAGGCGCTGCGGGAGACCGGCGGCTCGGTCTGGAAGAAGTGCCGCAGCGGACGGGTGAGCAGACGGGTGACCAGCCAGGCGGCGGCCAGCGCGACCAGCAGCAGCCCGACGGGGAGCAACACGGCGAGCGTGGCGGACCAGTCCGGTCGATCCAGCAGCACGCTGCCGACCAGGCTGACGAACCAGGCCACCACGATCAGCACCGAGAGCGCCACGGTCGACGGCAGTCCGCCGAGCCCGATCCCGCTCAGTAAACCGGTCCCGTCGCCCGCTTCCGTCTCCGCGTTCTCGTCGATGCCGACCGTCCCGAAGAGCACCAACGCCCAGTAGCCGACGACCACCACCAGCAGAAAACTGAAGAGCGCGGTCGGAAAGCCGAGCGCCACGTCCAGGAACTCACCCATCGAGCTCTGCCGACCCCCCTGCACAGTCAACAGCCGACACGGCACAGCCAGGAGAGAGCCGGGCATCGATCGGATTCGGTACGACAGGCTGATCATGGCACGGGTTGTCAACGAGGAACGCCCGGTCGTCGCACCGAACAGGTGGTCCAGATGGGATGATCGGCTAGCCCCGCACCGACCCGTTCACACACCCGCGATGTCGTAGACCGTCGCGCTCGCGGTGACGGTCCGGGTGTCGACGTACGTCCCGTGCTTCGCGGTGAGCTTGTAGGTGTGGTTCTCGACGCTGCCGGGGACGCCGCCGCAGGAGAACGTGAAGCTCTCCGTACCGATCGCGGGGTAGGTGCCGTAGAGGCCCGGCCCGTCCACCGCCAGTTCCACCCTCTCCGCCCCGGAGACCTTCCACTCCAGCGTCAGCGGCACGGCCTCGACCGGGAACTCCGAGGCCCCCTGTGGGCAGCTCGGCTTCTGCTTCACCCGGAACGACGTGATCCTCACCGGCGAGGCGGCGTCAGCAGGGCCGGCGGAGGTGGCGGTGCCGGGTTGGCCGGGCGCGTTGCCCGGCTGACCAGCCGGGGTAGCCGTCGGACCTGACCCGGTCTGGCCGGCCGACGCGGTCGGGACCGGGCCGGTGACACCGGGGTCGACCGACGCGCTGGCGGAGGGAGCCAGCTTGCCCGTCGGGGCCGACCGGCGGTCCTCCGCCGAACAACCCATCGTGGCCAGCGCCAGCACACCCACCAGGGGCGGAGCGAGAAACCGGGCGGCGCGACGGCGGACCACCACTGTGGACGCCCTGCTGGCGCGCTCCCCGACGTACCGGCCGGCCACGATCCTGTTCATCGGTGCTCCCTGCGGGAAACTCGCCCCGGCCGAGGCCCGGCCGGGTGTCGGATCCCAAGGTAGGGAGCGGACCGGCCTGAGCGAATCCCGCTTTCGTGCCGACCCCGACGATCAACCGCGAAGTCCCGGTACGGATGGCTACCGGGGCGGTGCGATCCGCCCCTCGATCGCCGCCAGCGCGATGTCCCGCCGGTGGTGGGAGCCGTCCAGCTCGATCCCCTCGATCAGGGCGTACGCCGCGTCCCGCGCGACCTCCAGGTCGGGGCCGATCGCCGTACCGGCGAGAACCCGGCCCCCGGCGGAGAGCAGGGCACCGTCGCTGTCCCGGCGCGCGGTGCCGGCGTGGATGATGCCGGGCCGGTCGGCGCCGGTGATGACGTCGCCGGTGCGGGCCGCCTCCGGATAGCCGGCCGAGGCCACCACCACGGCGACCCCGGCGCCGGCGCGCCAGCGCAGCGGCGGATGCGCGGCGAGCGTGCCGGTCGCGGCCGCGTTCAGCAGCCCGGCCAGCGGCGTCTCCAGCAGTGCGAGTACGACCTGCGTCTCCGGATCACCGAACCGCGCGTTGAACTCGATCACCTTCGGCCCACGGCTGGTGATCGCCAGGCCGACGTAGAGCAGGCCGGAGAAGGGGGTGCCCCGGCGGCGCATCTCGGCCAGGGTCGGCTGGACCACCCGGGCCATCACGTCCTCGACCAGGTCCGGCGACGCCCACGGCAGTGGCGCGTACGCCCCCATGCCGCCGGTGTTCGGGCCGGTGTCGCCGTCGCCGACCCGCTTGAAGTCCTGGGCCGGCAGGAGCGGCAGCGCGGCCTCCCCGTCGGTGACCACGAAGAGGGAGACCTCGGGGCCGGCCAGGTATTCCTCGACCACCACCTGACCGCAGGCGGCGGCGTGTTCGAGGGCGTGTGCCCGGTCCTCGGTCACCACGACGCCCTTGCCGGCGGCCAGCCCGTCGTCCTTCACCACGTACGGCGCGCCGAACTCGTCCAGCGCCCGGGCCACCTCGCCCGGGTCGGTGCAGGTGTACGCACGGGCGGTCGGCACGCCGGCCGCCGTCATGATCTCCTTGGCGAACGTCTTGGAGCCCTCGATCCGGGCCGCCGCACCGGAGGGGCCGAAGACCGCGATGCCCTTGGCCCGGACGACGTCGGCGACCCCGGCCACCAGCGGTGCTTCCGGGCCGATCACGACGAGGTCCGCGCCGACCTCCACCGCGAGCGCGGCGACGGCGGCCGGGTCGACCGCGTCGACCTGCCTCAGCTCCGCCACGCTGGCTATGCCCGGGTTGCCCGGGGCTGCGATGAGCTGCTCGACCGAAGGATCAGCGGCCAGCCCGAGCGCGAGCGCATGCTCCCGCCCACCACTGCCGATAAGAAGTACGCGCACGACGCCCGATCCTACGCGTTCCCCCACCCCGCCCTGTTGATCATGAAGTTGGCGCGCGTGCGGCGCGGTTTCCCTGGGTTCAACTTCATGATCAGCGCCCCTCGACCTCGCGCAGGTTATCCACAGGAGGGTGGGGGTTATCCACAGGGGGTGGAGGGGGCGGGGGTGGGCTAGCAGGTTGGGGGAATGGATGCATCGACGACCATTCGGCGAGTCGCCGCGAGGCAGGACGGCGTGGTGACCTCGCCTGGCCCCATAGGACTTATCCCACCTTTTGACCCGCGAGCAGGCGCGAGCCGCAGGACTGACGGACCGCGAGATCGAGCGACTCTGTCGCAGCCGAAGGTGGCGACGACTGGCGCGCGCGGCGTACCTCGTCGAGCCGGCCCTTGACCCCATGGCGACGCGACGCGCCCGGATCCGGGCCGTGGTGGCGTCATTCGGACCGGAGGCGACGGCCGTGCTCGGCACCGCCGCCGAACTGCACGGGCTCGCGGGATTACGCACCGACCCGAAGGTGCATGTCTCCGTACCCGGCGCGGTGGCGCGGCCACTGCGGTCCAGCGACCCCGCCGCCGTGGTGCACCAGCTGCTGATTCCGCCCGCACAACTCGGCACGGTCGCCGGAATCCCGACCACCACCGCCCCGCGTACCGCCGCCGACCTGCTACTCCGGCTGGATCGGTTCGCGGCGGTCTCGGTGCTGGACTCGGCACTGAATCGAGGGTCGGTCGACGAGACAGACCTGACCGGCGTACGCGCGATGCTCGCCCGACGACGTGGAGCCGTCGACGCCCGACGGTATCTGGCGGAAGCGGACGGGCGAGCCGAGTCCCCACTCGAAACGCGGGTACGCCTGCGCTGCGCTGACGGCGGAGTCCCCCCGGACGAACTGCAGCACCCGGTACGCGACGAGGACGGGTACCTGCTCGCGCTGGGGGACCTGGCCTGGCTCCGCGAGCGGATTATCGGCGAGGCGGACGGCGCCGAGGTGCACAGCACCCCGGACGCCCTCTACCGGGACCGCCGACGGCAGAACCGGATCGCCAACGCTGGCTGGCGCGTGTTCCGTTTCACCTGGGCCGACACCCAGGACCCCGACTACATCCCCTCGATCATTCGTGCCGCCCACCGACGACGCCGGACCCGTTGATCATGAAGTTAGCGCGCGGTTTCGGCCCGAATGACGCACCAACTTCATGATCAACAAGGAGATCGACGAGGAGATCGACGAGGAGATCGACGAGGAGATCGGGATGGACGACGGGTGGGTCAGAGGAGGGGGTGGCGGACGACGTTCTCCTCGCGGCCGGGGCCGACGCCGACGACGCTGACCCGGGTGCCGCAGAGTTCCTCGATCCGCGCGATGTAGCGACGAGCGTTCTCCGGCAGCTCAGCCTCGGTACGGGCCTTGGTGATGTCCTCCCACCAGCCGTCGTGCTCCTCGTAGATCGGCGTGGCGTGGTGGAACCCGGTCTGCGTCATCGGCATGTCGTCGAACCGCTCACCGTCGATCTCGTAACCGACGCAGATCGGCACCTTCTCCAGACCGGTCAGCACGTCGAGCTTGGTGACCACCAGGTCGGTGATGCCGTTGAGCCGGGTCGCGTACCGGGCGACCACCGCGTCGAACCAGCCCGTCCGCCGCTCCCGGCCGGTCGTGGTGCCGTACTCGACACCGACCTTGCGCAGGTGCATGCCGTTCTCGTCGTGCAACTCGGTCGGGAACGGGCCCGACCCAACCCTGGTGGTGTACGCCTTGGTCACACCGATGACCTTCGTGATCGCGGTCGGCGGGATGCCCGCCCCCACGCAGGCCCCGCCCGCGGTCGGGTTCGACGAGGTCACGAAGGGATAGGTGCCGTGGTCCATGTCGAGCATGGTCGCCTGGGCGCCTTCCAGCAGCACCGTCTCGCCCCGGTCCAGCGCGTCCCAGAGGATCGTCCGGGTCTCCGCGATGTACGGCCGCAGCCGCTTCGCGTACTCCAGGTACTCCTCGGTCACCGCGTCCACGTCCAGCGCCTTGCGGTTGTAGACCTTGAACAGCATCTGGTTCTTCTCGCGCAGCGCGAGTTCCAGCTTCTTGCGCAGGATGCCCGGATCGAGCAGATCCTGCAGCCGGATCCCCATCCGGGCGACCTTGTCGCCGTACGCCGGGCCGATGCCCCGACCGGTGGTGCCGATCCGGGCCGAGCCGAGGTAACGCTCGACCACCCGGTCCAGTGCACGGTGGTGCGGCATGATCAGGTGCGCGTCGCCGGAGATCCGCAGCCGGGAGACGTCGACGCCCCGCTCGGCCAGGCCGTCGATCTCCTCGAGCAGCACCTTGGGATCCACCACCACCCCGTTACCGATCACGATCATCGCGTTCGGGGAGAGGGCACCGGACGGCATCAGGTGCAACGCGTACTTCTGCCCGTCCGGCGTGATCACGGTGTGCCCGGCGTTGTTACCGCCGGAGTAACGGACGACGTAGTGGACCTGCTCTCCGAGCAGGTCGGTAACCTTTCCTTTGCCCTCGTCGCCCCACTGCGCCCCGATGAGCACGATCGCTGGCATCTCAACCCGCCTTCGAGGGGCTCGGGTGCCAGGTGGCGACCGCGTGGCGAGCCCGAGGTGTCAGATTAACAAGAAGTGACAGCCCCGCCGGTAGTGGCCGGGGAGACAGGCAGGAGGCCACCGCCCGTGTACGACGTGGTGCTACTGACCCTCGGGTCGGGCCGGGACGGCTCCGCCGGCTGCGGCAACGGTGACGGCTGCTGCGGTTCGGCCGCCGGCAGCGCTGACGAGAGCTGCACCGACACCCCCCGCGTACCCGTGCTGACCTGCGCGGACGCACTCACCGCCCGAGGCGCCCGGGTGGAGATGATCACCGCCCACTCGGACGCGGAGATCGACCAGGTGCTCGCCCGACTGGACGCACCGGCCCGCCCGGACGGCCTCACCTGGCCGGAACAGGACAGCAAGACCCGGCTGATCATCGCGACGGCGAGTGACGGACAGTTACGCGCAGTGATGCGCCGGATGGTCCGCAGGTACGCCCCGCCGCCGAGCAAGCGGCCGGCCGACCTCGCCGGCAACCGGACCGTGCCCGACCTGCCCCCGATCGGCCTGCTCCCGCTCGACCCGGCCGGCGCCGGACGCGACGGGGCGCCGACGGACCTGGTCGGCCAGCTCGGTCTGCCCCGCGACCCGGCCGACGTCGCCACCGCGCTCCTCGACGGCCCGGTCCGCCGCCTTGACCTGCTCCGCAACGACGGCGGCTCGGTCACCCTGGACGGGGTGCTGCTCGCGCACGCCGACGACGACGGCCGCACGGTTCCGTGGCGGGGCCGGGTCGAGGTGGACGACACCGTGCTCACCAGCGGAGACGATCCCGTACTCGCGTGTGCCGTCGGCAACGGCCGGGGCTACGCACAGCTCGCCACCCTCCCGTTGCTGGCCGAGGCCGACCTGGGCAGCGGCGTGGTCGAGGTCGCGGTTGCCGTCCCGGTGCTCGCCGGTCCCCGCTGGGGCCGCAAGAAGGTACGCATCGAGGTGCGCCGGGCCCGGGGACGCGCGGTCTCGGTCGTGCCCCGCGACGGTGACCTGCCGTACGTGGACGACGGCGTCAGCGGCAAGCTGGGGCGCAAGCGCTCCTGGTGGATCGAGCCCGGCGCGTGGGCGGTCTACAGCCGCTGACCTGGTATGTCGGCCCTCGGCCGGGCTCGGTGCCCGGCTCGAGCCGCCCCACGGGCATATCCTCGGGCGGAGCAGGGGGGAGTTTGCCGTGATGGACGACCAGCCGAACCAGCACTACCGGCCGGGCCCCGGGGCGGCGCCCCGGGACGTCGAGCCGTTCTGGCCGCCGGACGAGATCGTCGCCGAGCCGCAGCAGACCGGGCCGGCGGGTGCGAACAAGCCTCCGACCGGACCGGACGGCGGAGCACCGGGGCCCGGTTCGGCGACGACCGTGACGCCCGGAGTCGGCGCGGACGTGGCCTGGGGAGGCGTCCCGTTCCCACCACCCGCCCCGTCTACGGCGCCGCCACCGCCCCTCGCCCCGGCGCCAGTGGTTCCTCCGACGCCGGGGCCTGCCGTAACGCCCCCGACCCCGCCGGAGGCAGCGCCGGTGACGCCAGCTCAGCCACCGGCACCGGTTGAGGCCGACCCGTGGGCCCCTTCCGCTCCGACCCACGCTCCCGCCCGGGGTACGGCGCGCGGATCCGCCAGCCCACCGGTGCACCTGGACGACCCCTTCACGCTGGGCCTGTTGAACGACGGCACCGGCGGCGCCACCGGAACCACCGCACCGAGCGGCCCCGACCCCCGGGCGGTACGCGCCACCCCGCCGGAGTCACCCTGGGCGCAGCCACCGCAGCGTCCCGCCGCCGAGCACCCGGTCACGCCCCGCCACCCGGCCACGCCCAGCCACCCGGTCGAGCCGCCCACCGGCGAGCCCCGTCCGACGAACCCCGCGCACCCCTACCCACCCGACCCAGGGCACCCGCAGGGCGCGGGGCACCCGCAGGGCGCGGGGCACCCGCAGAGCGCGAGGCACCCGCACCATCAGGGACAGCCGCAGGGCCAGGGACAGCCGGCGGGCCCGGCACCGGGCGTGCCCGGACAGCCTGCCCAGACGCCCGGCGGAACGGGATACCCGCCCGGTGCGGGACATGCACCAGGCGCGGGACATGCACCAGCGGTCGGCGTACCCGGATATCCGCCGGCGCCGCGAACGGCGCCGCACCCACCGGTCGGCCCCCACCAGCCCCGCGCCGAGGTCCACCCCGGGGTCGCCCAGGTGCCCCAGCAGCCCTACCGGGAAGCCCCCGGAGTGACCCGGATGCCACCGCCGGGCCCCGCCTACCCCGAACCGGCCTGGACGCCCGACGACTCGACCCCGACCGCCGAGGAGTTCGCGCGCCGCCGGGCCAACCGGCCCGCCGACCCGATCGCCACCATGGGGGTGCGGGCGGCGGTCAACCGGAGCACGCTCGGCCTGGTCCGGCTCTCCCCCAGCCGGCACGAACAGGAGATCCGACAGGACGTCGAGATGGTCCGCCGGAACTTCGGCGGGCTGCGCCAGGTCACCGTGGTCAACCCGAAGGGTGGGGCGGGCAAGACGGTGGCGATCCTGCTGCTCGCGATGACCTTCGGACAGAAGCGCGGCGGATACGTCCTGGCCTGGGACAACAACGAGACCCAGGGCACCCTGGGCATGCGGGCCCAACAGGACTTCCACTCCCGTACCGTCCGGGACATGCTGCGCGACCTGGGGCAGTTCCAGGTCTCCCACGGGCGGGTCGGCGACCTGTCGCAGTACGTCCGCTCCCAGGGGGAGGGCATGTTCGACGTGCTCGCCTCGGACGAGTCGGCCACCGGCGGCGAGATGCTCACCGCGACCGCCTTCGCGGAGATCCGCGAAGTGGTCAGCCGCTTCTACAAGCTGATCTTCGTGGACACCGGCAACAACGTACGGGCGCAGAACTGGCAGGCCGCGATCGACGCCACCGACCAGCTCCTGATCACCATGTCGGCCCGGAACGACTCCGCCGAAACCGCCGCCCGGATGCTCGACCACCTCGAACAGAGCGGTCGGCAGCGGCTGGTACGGCAGGCAGTGACGGTGGTCTCCATGCCGCCGTCACGCAAGGAGATCGACCTACCGGCGATCCAGCGGCACTTCGCCGCCCGGACCAGGGCGGTACTGCTGGCCCCGTACGAGCGGTTGATCGACACCGGCGAACCGATCCGCTACGGCCAGCTCTCCAGCGCCAGCCGGGACGCCTGGCTCAAGATCGCGGCAGCGGTCGCCGAAGGGCTGTGACGGCTCCTCCCTGTTCCGTCGGAAACGACCGGAACAGGGAGGACACCTGCGGAGAAGGGGGTCGGTCAGCTACCGGCGTCGGTCAGCTACCGGCGAGGGCGTCGCCCGCCTCGGGGTCACAGTCACGCAGGAACTGGGCACAGCGGGCCGCCTCGTCCGACTCGCCGATCTCGCCGGCCGCCCGGGACAGCACGTGCAGGCAGCGCAGGAAGCCCTGGTTCGGGCCGTGCGACCAGGGCACCGGACCGTGTCCCTTCCAGCCGCTACGGCGCAGCTGGTCCAGCCCACGGTGGTAGCCGGTACGCGCGTACGCGTACGCGGTGACGACCTGGCCCTCGGCGAGGGACCGGGAAGCCAACGCCCCCCAGGCCGCACTGAAGGTCGGGAAACGCGCGGCGACCGAGGCGTACGCCTCGTCGGTGTTGGCCTCGACAGCCTCGGCGAGGGCGGCCTCGGCCGCGTCGTCGCTGGGGAGGAGGGTGGCCGGCGGTTCCGGCAACAGACTCTGCATCGCCCCATTGAACCTGCCGGACCTCGGCGATGGCGAGGCGGGATACCCGTCGGGCTGGCTGAAAGGCTGAGGCTTTGCTCACGCGTGCGGCCGGTGCGGGCGATGGCCGACTCGACTACAAATAGAGGTCCGGAGCCTCCCCAGGACCCGGTAAAGAGAGTCCGGTGACCTCGGTCACCGGACTCTCGCCGTACCAGCCGCCGGGCGGCGGGTGTGATCGCCGGGCGCGCGAGAGGATGGCGTACGTGCCCACGCCATCCCCGACCCACCTGCTCGGACCGGACGACACCACCGAGTTCGAGATCGAGTCCCGCGCCGAACTCGACCGCCACCTGCGTTCCGGCAGCCTCGCCGGGCTGACCGTGCAGGGACTACGGCTGGATCTCGAACCGCCGCCCGACCTCACCACCGTGGAACTGACCGACACGCTCTTCATCGGCTGCCGGTTCGCCTCCCGTCAGGTCGAGGTGGATCTCATCAGCCGCGGCGCCCACCTCCTGCCGCCCTTCGCCGACCTGCCGTACTCGACCCAGCCGCCCCGGCTCTACACCCCGGAGGAACTACTCGACGGATTCGCCACGGGTGGCTTCACCGGCATGTTCGACGCCCGGGTGTACGAGCACTTCACCGCACACGGTGGGGCGCTGCCGCCAGTACGCGAGGCGCTCGCCCAGCGGATGCACGACCATGGCATGGACAACGCGCTCGCCGACGCCACCCGGAGCTGGTTGGCGGTCCACGGGCCCGGTTCGGTGATCGGGGTGATGGGCGGGCACGCCGTACCGCGCGGCAGTGCGGCGTACCGGCTCGCCGCCACGCTCGGCTGGGAGCTGGCGCGGGCGGACCGGCTGGTGGTGACCGGTGGCGGTCCCGGCGTGATGGAGGCGGCGAACCTCGGCGCGTACCTCTCCGCCCGGTCAGCGGAGGAGCTGTCCGCCGCCATCGACCTGCTCGCCGAGGCTCCGGACTTCGCCGACCACGACCGGTACACCTCGGCGGCGGTACGGGTCCGGGCCGAGTTCGGGCCGACACCGGGCGGGCCGGGGTCGACCACGAGACTCGGTGTGACATCGGACGGTGGCGGTATCGCGCCGACGCAGCGGGCCGGTGACGAGGCCGTCGTGGCCGACACCGTCGGCTGGGCCCGGCGCGGCGGGCTCTCCATCCCGACCTGGCTCTACGGTCACGAACCGGCGAACCTCTTCGCCGGCCGGATCGCCAAGTACTTCTCGAACGCGATCCGTGAGGACACGCTGCTGCGACTCGCCCGGGGCGGCATCGTCTTCGCCGCCGGCCGGGCCGGCACGGTGCAGGAGGTGTTCCAGGCGGCGACCAAGACCTTCTACGGCACCGACGGGGCGAGCGGGGCGTACGTCTTCCTCGACCGCGCCTTCTGGACCGAAACGCTTCCGGTCGAGTCGCTGCTCCGCCCGCTGCTCGCCCTCACCCCGTTCGGTGACCTCACCGGCTCGATCCACGTGACCGACGACGTGCACGAGGCGGTACGGCTGCTCACCGCCGCCTGACCGGGTCCGGCAACTGGCGGACGCGACGGCCGGTCCCCGAATCCGGGAACCGGCCGTCGCGTCCGCGCAGCGGGTTACTACTTGCCGGCGAGGGTGGTGCCGGTGGAGCGAAGGTGCTCGCACGCCTCGACGACGCGCTGGGCGAGGCCGGCCTCGGCCTGCTTGCCCCAGACCCGCGGGTCGTACATCTTCTTGTTGCCGACCTCGCCGTCCACCTTGAGGACGCCGTCGTAGTTGCGGAACATGTGGTCGGCGACCGGACGGCTGAAGGCGTACTGGGTGTCGGTGTCGATGTTCATCTTCACCACGCCGTAGTCGAGCGCCTCCCGGATCTCCTCCAGCAGCGAGCCGGAGCCACCGTGGAAGACCAGGCTGAGCGGCTTGTCCTTGCCGTACTTGGCGCCGACGGCCTGCTGGATCTCGTTGAGGATCTCCGGACGCAGCTTCACGTTGCCGGGCTTGTAGACGCCGTGCACGTTGCCGAAGGTCAACGCCGCCATGTAGCGGCCCTTCTCACCCAGGCCGAGCGCCTCGACCATCTGGAGGCCGTCCGAGACGGTGGTGTAGAGCTTGTCGTCGATCGCGCCCTCGACCCCGTCCTCCTCGCCACCGACCACGCCGACCTCGATCTCGAGTACGACGTGCGCGGCGGCCGCGTCATCCAACAGCCCGGAGGCGATCTCCAGGTTCTCCGCGACCGGTACGGCGGAGCCGTCCCACATGTGCGACTGGAAGAGCGGCGCCTCACCACGGGCCACCCGCTCCTTGGAGAGCGCCATCAGC
The Micromonospora pisi DNA segment above includes these coding regions:
- a CDS encoding chromosome partitioning protein; the encoded protein is MDDQPNQHYRPGPGAAPRDVEPFWPPDEIVAEPQQTGPAGANKPPTGPDGGAPGPGSATTVTPGVGADVAWGGVPFPPPAPSTAPPPPLAPAPVVPPTPGPAVTPPTPPEAAPVTPAQPPAPVEADPWAPSAPTHAPARGTARGSASPPVHLDDPFTLGLLNDGTGGATGTTAPSGPDPRAVRATPPESPWAQPPQRPAAEHPVTPRHPATPSHPVEPPTGEPRPTNPAHPYPPDPGHPQGAGHPQGAGHPQSARHPHHQGQPQGQGQPAGPAPGVPGQPAQTPGGTGYPPGAGHAPGAGHAPAVGVPGYPPAPRTAPHPPVGPHQPRAEVHPGVAQVPQQPYREAPGVTRMPPPGPAYPEPAWTPDDSTPTAEEFARRRANRPADPIATMGVRAAVNRSTLGLVRLSPSRHEQEIRQDVEMVRRNFGGLRQVTVVNPKGGAGKTVAILLLAMTFGQKRGGYVLAWDNNETQGTLGMRAQQDFHSRTVRDMLRDLGQFQVSHGRVGDLSQYVRSQGEGMFDVLASDESATGGEMLTATAFAEIREVVSRFYKLIFVDTGNNVRAQNWQAAIDATDQLLITMSARNDSAETAARMLDHLEQSGRQRLVRQAVTVVSMPPSRKEIDLPAIQRHFAARTRAVLLAPYERLIDTGEPIRYGQLSSASRDAWLKIAAAVAEGL
- a CDS encoding DUF3151 domain-containing protein; the protein is MQSLLPEPPATLLPSDDAAEAALAEAVEANTDEAYASVAARFPTFSAAWGALASRSLAEGQVVTAYAYARTGYHRGLDQLRRSGWKGHGPVPWSHGPNQGFLRCLHVLSRAAGEIGESDEAARCAQFLRDCDPEAGDALAGS
- a CDS encoding LOG family protein, encoding MPTPSPTHLLGPDDTTEFEIESRAELDRHLRSGSLAGLTVQGLRLDLEPPPDLTTVELTDTLFIGCRFASRQVEVDLISRGAHLLPPFADLPYSTQPPRLYTPEELLDGFATGGFTGMFDARVYEHFTAHGGALPPVREALAQRMHDHGMDNALADATRSWLAVHGPGSVIGVMGGHAVPRGSAAYRLAATLGWELARADRLVVTGGGPGVMEAANLGAYLSARSAEELSAAIDLLAEAPDFADHDRYTSAAVRVRAEFGPTPGGPGSTTRLGVTSDGGGIAPTQRAGDEAVVADTVGWARRGGLSIPTWLYGHEPANLFAGRIAKYFSNAIREDTLLRLARGGIVFAAGRAGTVQEVFQAATKTFYGTDGASGAYVFLDRAFWTETLPVESLLRPLLALTPFGDLTGSIHVTDDVHEAVRLLTAA
- the fbaA gene encoding class II fructose-bisphosphate aldolase, encoding MPIASPEVYAEMLDRAKAGRFAYPAINVTSSQTLNAALRGFADAESDGIIQVSTGGAEYLSGPSIKDMVSGSVAFALFATEVAKKYGVNIALHTDHCPKNKLDGFVRPLMALSKERVARGEAPLFQSHMWDGSAVPVAENLEIASGLLDDAAAAHVVLEIEVGVVGGEEDGVEGAIDDKLYTTVSDGLQMVEALGLGEKGRYMAALTFGNVHGVYKPGNVKLRPEILNEIQQAVGAKYGKDKPLSLVFHGGSGSLLEEIREALDYGVVKMNIDTDTQYAFSRPVADHMFRNYDGVLKVDGEVGNKKMYDPRVWGKQAEAGLAQRVVEACEHLRSTGTTLAGK